The sequence GTGTCTATCCGTATGAACCGCCAGCCAATGCGCTTTTTGCTATCCATGGTGAGGGCCCGAACGTACGACTGGGTAGTTCGGCACTGGGAGTTCCAATGCCTCTTGTCTATGCCCCTGCAGCCCTCCTTTGTGTAACCCATGGGATTGCACTTGGTCTCGTAGAAGTACTGCTTCAGTTGGCCTTTCGAGACGGGGACTTTTTCGAGGACCGTGACTGTCCCGCCTGACATGTCCACTGCAGTCTTTTTATCTGCTGCCGTCACCCACTCGCTGATGCTGTCGCACACGCTCAGCTCCCCGCGGCGGGCAGGGTCCGAGTGGCGCCGGACCCTCATGGACATGTTCGCAGCATCCAGGTAATTTTTGTATTCCTCgagcaggaagaggagaggaggctcCAAAGGCACTTGACTGCTCAGCATCACCCGGGACGTGTACATGTCCGCGTCCTTATTGTTTTCCTCACTGGGCCGAACTTTCTGGTCCTCGTCCAAGAGCTCTTCGATCACGTGTTCAACAGTGTCAGCCAACGACGACGTCAGGCCTCTTGAACCCGCCTTGGGCCCATTCACGCTCTCCAGAGTCCCATGGGTCCGCATACCTGGGTAGGCCAAGCTGCCTTGTCCTCGGATGTTGGCTTCTTTCATGGGGGCAGCCTTCATGCAACTGAAGTATGAAATAACCATAGTAAGGAAAAGGATGGTCATCACTCTTCTCACCTGGTGGAACTGTAGGGAGAAAGCAGAAACAGGACACAAGACTGTTTAGGGCTTTCTTTTGCTGGGATACGAAGCAGCCATCTGATTGTAATTCCAGGCCATTCTGCAGGGTCAAGGTTTCTGCTGTATTGGTGATAAACTCCAGCTGCACCAGACACAGGTTAATGTCAGTAGTGTGCTCGATGGGCTTTAATATAAACCAGAGCTGTGCAGCCTTGGCCCCAAGGTTTAGCATGTAAACCCGAGATTAGATGGCTCCTGAGCAAGTGAAAAAAAACTGTGGCTTCGAGTTTGCCTCTTTCCTCCCACTTGAGCAGCTttgtaagtttaatttttaatgatctcTGCTCAGGCTGTCACAGGAAACACAACAGCAGAAATGTTACCAAGCAACAACCGCGAGGGTAATAGTAATCATTTTCTCCCTCAAGTCAGCAACGTGGCCCTATGGCAGGAACGTGTGACAGGACCAGTAGTGGCTTGTGGGGTCTGAGGGGGCCTTTCTAGCGAAGGTCTATCCAGGCATGAACAACAAAACAAGTCAGGGAGCTACAGGGAGGCTCCCCATTGACTCTCTTTCCTCCCATGGAGATAATCCAttagaagaaaggagggagttccttggtggtctagcggttaggattcagcactttcactgctctGGCccgggtgtgatccctggtcggggaactgagatccgatcccgcaagccatgcagtgcggccaaaaacaaacaaacaaacaaagaaaaacaaaggagaaagatCATTTCATCAGATCATCCAGTTCTACCGATAAGGAAACCAAAGGTCGTGGAGGACTTGCCTCCCGTCACGAAGAAAGTTTCTATTAGAACTCGGGGCTCCCAAGTCCAGCTTCAATGTTTTTCTACTACACCTTGGGTGGTCGTAACGAAAATAAGTTTTGCTCGTTCCCAAACAGAAATCATTTTCTACACGCTGATTTTGATGACGTGTCTCTGCCTGGGGCTGATATCATGAAAGCAACATGTCTGCTTCAGAGAGAACTGAAGAAGGTGGCATCAAAAAGCTCGAAGGCAATTGCAAGTGTCTGCCACATGTGCATCGACGTGTATCTCCACTCACTCCCTAAGCCCCTCACCCCTCGGCTTTTCTGGCTCTTGTGCAGACCCATCTAAGAGAGCTCAGCCTCTCTTTTTATTGGAACGTGacctgtgtgcacgtgtgtgcgcaAGCTCTGAGTCGATCACACCTTTAAAAAGCCGGGTGGCATTGTGCGCATTTTGGTACAGGCAGCTGAGCTGGCGCTTCGTTCTGGGCTTTTGAAGTTTTCTGGGAAGTCCCTTAACAGCACACTACAAAATTAATCTTTTCCTGTTTGCCAGAGAGTAGCTATACTCTAAATTTGGCTCTCCGTCTACAAGCATGCTCTGGGAAGCCAATTAGAATGAGTGAAGAGCGAGGTGAAAACATACCTACAGACACAAGGTTCCCGTCGGATGGTGAAGGACTTCAGGATCACTTACCTGAGCCATCGCATCCCTGAGTAGCAATGAGAAGCATTCCCCTGCCCGAGCCCAACACTCTAACTTTATTCCTACTTCTGAGTTCTGGAGCAAAGACTTACAAAAAGACACGCACGTGCCACAGCTGTTACGCTGTGCCAGTCGGTAGGAAAGGGGACTGCTTTTCTGTCCGTGAAGTGTCACTTGCCAGGAAGGTAACCTACCTCCAGTCAGTAGGTCATACTGCAGAAAGAGCTGAAACTCTGGGAGCGAGAACCCAATGTTTCCGTGCACCACTTTTATCAGGGATCACATTTTCTACTACTACAAGACTTCATTACTGTCCCCAAACACCAACCAACTTCCTTGCAGATTCACTCTTGCTTCTGCATGAGTAGCAAGCATGCTCAGAACTGCTTGGAGTACACAGCCTCAGATTAGGAGGACACACTGGTTTGAATAAAACACAGATATCCAGTCTGCTAATACCTGAACTTTTGTGAAGGTTCTGGATTCCACACCATCAAAGAAATGGATCCTCCAAGGAGATTTCTATTCTTGGCAGCTGTATTTACACCACTGAATGAAAATCCTTTCTCCTAGTGTTCCCAGTCCAAATTAAAAC is a genomic window of Physeter macrocephalus isolate SW-GA chromosome 16, ASM283717v5, whole genome shotgun sequence containing:
- the BDNF gene encoding neurotrophic factor BDNF precursor form isoform X6 — encoded protein: MTILFLTMVISYFSCMKAAPMKEANIRGQGSLAYPGMRTHGTLESVNGPKAGSRGLTSSLADTVEHVIEELLDEDQKVRPSEENNKDADMYTSRVMLSSQVPLEPPLLFLLEEYKNYLDAANMSMRVRRHSDPARRGELSVCDSISEWVTAADKKTAVDMSGGTVTVLEKVPVSKGQLKQYFYETKCNPMGYTKEGCRGIDKRHWNSQCRTTQSYVRALTMDSKKRIGWRFIRIDTSCVCTLTIKRGR
- the BDNF gene encoding neurotrophic factor BDNF precursor form isoform X2, encoding MTILFLTMVISYFSCMKAAPMKEANIRGQGSLAYPGMRTHGTLESVNGPKAGSRGLTSSLADTVEHVIEELLDEDQKVRPSEENNKDADMYTSRVMLSSQVPLEPPLLFLLEEYKNYLDAANMSMRVRRHSDPARRGELSVCDSISEWVTAADKKTAVDMSGGTVTVLEKVPVSKGQLKQYFYETKCNPMGYTKEGCRGIDKRHWNSQCRTTQSYVRALTMDSKKRIGWRFIRIDTSCTFAKCCFPSMEHFSCFFIWVCLIFFNAVLVSQI
- the BDNF gene encoding neurotrophic factor BDNF precursor form isoform X4, which gives rise to MTILFLTMVISYFSCMKAAPMKEANIRGQGSLAYPGMRTHGTLESVNGPKAGSRGLTSSLADTVEHVIEELLDEDQKVRPSEENNKDADMYTSRVMLSSQVPLEPPLLFLLEEYKNYLDAANMSMRVRRHSDPARRGELSVCDSISEWVTAADKKTAVDMSGGTVTVLEKVPVSKGQLKQYFYETKCNPMGYTKEGCRGIDKRHWNSQCRTTQSYVRALTMDSKKRIGWRFIRIDTSCAVLVSQI
- the BDNF gene encoding neurotrophic factor BDNF precursor form isoform X1; its protein translation is MTILFLTMVISYFSCMKAAPMKEANIRGQGSLAYPGMRTHGTLESVNGPKAGSRGLTSSLADTVEHVIEELLDEDQKVRPSEENNKDADMYTSRVMLSSQVPLEPPLLFLLEEYKNYLDAANMSMRVRRHSDPARRGELSVCDSISEWVTAADKKTAVDMSGGTVTVLEKVPVSKGQLKQYFYETKCNPMGYTKEGCRGIDKRHWNSQCRTTQSYVRALTMDSKKRIGWRFIRIDTSCTFAKCCFPSMEHFSCFFIWVCLIFFNVSQNITSA
- the BDNF gene encoding neurotrophic factor BDNF precursor form isoform X3, yielding MTILFLTMVISYFSCMKAAPMKEANIRGQGSLAYPGMRTHGTLESVNGPKAGSRGLTSSLADTVEHVIEELLDEDQKVRPSEENNKDADMYTSRVMLSSQVPLEPPLLFLLEEYKNYLDAANMSMRVRRHSDPARRGELSVCDSISEWVTAADKKTAVDMSGGTVTVLEKVPVSKGQLKQYFYETKCNPMGYTKEGCRGIDKRHWNSQCRTTQSYVRALTMDSKKRIGWRFIRIDTSCKTNKKRKKEKKSLTKI
- the BDNF gene encoding neurotrophic factor BDNF precursor form isoform X5 — translated: MTILFLTMVISYFSCMKAAPMKEANIRGQGSLAYPGMRTHGTLESVNGPKAGSRGLTSSLADTVEHVIEELLDEDQKVRPSEENNKDADMYTSRVMLSSQVPLEPPLLFLLEEYKNYLDAANMSMRVRRHSDPARRGELSVCDSISEWVTAADKKTAVDMSGGTVTVLEKVPVSKGQLKQYFYETKCNPMGYTKEGCRGIDKRHWNSQCRTTQSYVRALTMDSKKRIGWRFIRIDTSCVLMTD